In Mytilus edulis chromosome 7, xbMytEdul2.2, whole genome shotgun sequence, a single genomic region encodes these proteins:
- the LOC139482157 gene encoding uncharacterized protein has translation MDRMEDLNEIPFSIVGQTAMNSLANKLDPEMSVIGNNWRVLAEKLGFSTEHILNLDCRQSHHGRNTLKLFEDYIKRNGNSVGAVHTALIDMEREDAVEALEEHIPDIREKYRVSKNEMQRHRIPMQNSCYEQSTRHESLGYPRQAVFPTPPPAHCNPPNYPHSQYHLNSVTSPYHSMVYNDLSRNGDTAVSRSSNQTKDFNVTSSSYTCTNNCRSPTETYTILRNQERIQESASKIVHVDPSDTYSSSDIEMMSEDYPPEDGQPLAAGIQREHHYRNIIKRPLNTNRMEGQEGESPPIHPKRLDLRLNISRGEQFASPSPSPASGSGGSIPLAQLDHFTNSNLYMPGTVYNNLIQEKNQQEYDQERRGQNKDPTFKVPPPVSANHKLPYQNGQPILDFHLHSYQVNGQPVPQRRMEREESRTFPLRNRQFSHPSLPPKDRPSILKYSVSVPNDMKPAEYRKAFKHIRVFVTYAGDSKKHIQKVLNLCRCLEKNGFTCCMDMFDKRMPQEQMLNRQDWCAHRYNEADFILMCVSEQYKTEIDMYECESQIDDKELHIQYIYSLMLAELKQNGNKNSRVIPLLFEGCTEVDIPQWLQHTYVYTWPGQYRDLLWCLTKPHTRIKLRSQQNQSTPTSPVNGPHHLL, from the exons aacctTGATTGCCGACAAAGTCATCATGGTCGAAATACTCTGAAGTTGTTTGAAGATTACATAAAACGTAATGGGAATTCTGTAGGAGCAGTCCATACAGCCTTAATCGACATGGAGAGAGAAGATGCTGTTGAGGCTTTAGAGGAACACATACCTG ATATTCGTGAAAAATACAGAGTGAGCAAAAATGAAATGCAGCGGCACAGAATACCAATGCAGAACTCTTGCTATGAACAAAGTACCCGTCATGAAAGTTTAGGTTACCCACGGCAAGCAGTATTCCCCACACCACCACCAGCACACTGCAATCCACCTAATTACCCCCATTCACAGTATCATCTGAACAGTGTAACCTCCCCATACCACTCAATGGTATATAATGACTTGTCGAGAAATGGGGACACGGCTGTTTCACGGTCAAGCAACCAGACCAAGGATTTTAATGTTACTTCATcgtcttatacatgtacaaacaattgtAGAAGTCCTACAGAGACATATACTATTCTACGGAATCAGGAACGGATTCAGGAAAGTGCATCGAAAATCGTTCATGTTGATCCTAGTGACACATATTCTTCATCAGACATCGAAATGATGTCTGAGGATTATCCACCAGAAGATGGACAGCCGCTTGCAGCAGGTATTCAGCGGGAACATCATTATCGTAATATCATTAAGAGACCATTGAACACTAATCGTATGGAAGGTCAAGAGGGCGAAAGTCCCCCGATACATCCCAAACGATTGGACCTGCGATTAAATATATCAAGAGGGGAACAATTTGCCAGTCCCAGTCCAAGTCCAGCATCAGGCTCAGGAGGATCTATCCCACTTGCTCAACTTGACCATTTTACTAACTCAAACCTATATATGCCAGGCACCGTTTATAATAATTTGATTCAAGAGAAAAATCAGCAAGAATATGATCAGGAAAGACGAGGTCAGAACAAAGATCCGACCTTTAAAGTCCCGCCTCCTGTGAGTGCCAATCATAAACTTCCATATCAAAATGGACAACCTATACTGGATTTTCATCTGCATAGTTATCAGGTAAATGGACAGCCAGTGCCACAGAGAAGGATGGAACGTGAGGAATCTCGGACATTTCCACTACGCAACAGACAATTTTCTCACCCTTCCTTGCCACCGAAGGACAGACCATCTATACTGAAATATTCTGTGTCAGTTCCTAATGACATGAAACCAGCGGAATATAGAAAAG CTTTCAAACATATCAGGGTATTTGTAACCTATGCTGGAGATAGTAAAAAACACATACAAAAAGTGTTAAACCTATGTCGATGTCTAGAGAAAAATGGTTTCACATGCTGTATGGATATGTTTGACAAACGAATGCCGCAGGAACAGATGTTAAACAGACAAGACTGGTGTGCTCATCGGTACAATGAG GCTGATTTCATTCTGATGTGTGTGTCGGAGCAGTACAAAACAGAGATTGATATGTATGAATGTGAGAGTCAAATAGACGACAAGGAACTACATATTCAGTATATTTATAGCCTCATGTTGGCTGAACTTAAACAGAACGGAAATAAAAATTccagagttattccccttttgtTTGAAGGTTGCACTGAAGTTGACATTCCACAATGGTTGCAACACACATACGTTTATACATGGCCAGGGCAGTACAGGGACTTGTTATGGTGCCTAACAAAACCGCATACAAGGATAAAACTACGATCACAGCAAAACCAGAGCACGCCTACGTCACCTGTTAATGGACCACATCATTTATTATAG